Proteins encoded together in one Myxococcales bacterium window:
- a CDS encoding ABC transporter ATP-binding protein, with protein sequence MSTSAAGSSLAAKPEPAPLTWREPRRIFRGATTLAGRKALTWLGMGTSASLALAMVEVAVAVVLQVLLKTLGLMSVNSESLPFIQKLAPTNLQLGGVLLVVAFVRLVCQYTSTQAACVAQEAIVARRRRYAIYEMLLAPKRGPVNAALVQARVGDTALKASHFAYYFSNMLAAAVQAGVLLLIMFLATPREALIALLGLGLVGVVVLKASRKAQAIAEKVPEELKILTEGIERIARNATLVRVLRTERLEHHKLATSIDTYEKHFVDAAALGSASMAATPFFGMVLILVVLGMSQNVLHTPPLLLISFLYLFMRFVQALSVTVSMFSMANQVTPQFRESIQYVLTLEEGESAVAMEVRPAPELSKENRSREEGSAPSIVVSGLSFRYPGAETDTLTHVSLDIAKGSQLAIVGPSGCGKSTLLGLLLGVLAPSAGGVTVGGQRPAEYFAREDVRVGYVGAESFLVAGTIRDNLMYGARIPVGDDDLWEALGKASLGEVVKKLPGGLEYPIGEDGSGLSAGQKQRLCLARALLTDPHVLVLDEASANLDEATELEIAGSLAALVGKTTVVIVSHRRGILQHATHHLDLSEVKARSVA encoded by the coding sequence GTGAGCACGTCGGCCGCCGGATCGAGCCTCGCCGCGAAGCCGGAGCCCGCGCCGCTCACCTGGCGCGAGCCTCGCCGAATTTTCCGCGGAGCGACGACGCTCGCGGGGCGAAAGGCGCTCACGTGGCTCGGCATGGGGACGAGCGCGTCCCTCGCCCTCGCGATGGTCGAGGTCGCGGTCGCGGTGGTGCTCCAGGTCCTCTTGAAGACGCTCGGGCTCATGTCGGTCAACTCCGAGAGCCTGCCCTTCATCCAGAAGCTCGCGCCGACGAACCTCCAGCTCGGCGGGGTCCTGCTCGTCGTGGCGTTCGTGCGGCTCGTCTGCCAGTACACGAGCACCCAGGCGGCCTGCGTGGCGCAAGAGGCGATCGTGGCGCGGCGGCGCAGGTACGCCATCTACGAGATGCTGCTCGCGCCGAAGCGCGGCCCGGTCAACGCGGCCCTCGTGCAGGCGCGCGTCGGCGACACGGCGCTCAAGGCGTCGCACTTCGCCTACTACTTCTCGAACATGCTCGCCGCGGCGGTGCAGGCGGGCGTGCTGCTGCTCATCATGTTCCTCGCCACCCCGCGCGAGGCGCTGATCGCCCTCTTGGGCCTCGGCCTCGTGGGCGTGGTGGTGCTCAAGGCGAGCCGCAAGGCGCAGGCGATCGCCGAGAAGGTCCCGGAAGAGCTCAAGATTTTGACGGAGGGCATCGAGCGCATCGCCCGCAACGCGACGCTCGTCCGCGTGCTCCGCACCGAGCGCCTCGAGCACCACAAGCTCGCCACCTCGATCGACACCTACGAGAAGCACTTCGTCGACGCGGCCGCGCTCGGCTCGGCCTCCATGGCGGCTACGCCGTTCTTCGGCATGGTGCTCATCTTGGTGGTGCTCGGCATGAGCCAGAACGTGCTGCACACGCCGCCCTTGCTGCTCATCTCGTTCCTCTACCTGTTCATGCGGTTCGTGCAGGCGCTCTCGGTCACCGTGTCGATGTTCTCCATGGCGAACCAGGTGACGCCGCAGTTCCGCGAGTCGATCCAGTACGTCTTGACCCTCGAAGAGGGCGAGTCGGCCGTCGCCATGGAGGTGCGCCCGGCCCCCGAGCTCTCGAAGGAGAACCGCTCGCGCGAGGAGGGCTCGGCCCCGAGCATCGTCGTGTCGGGGCTCTCGTTCCGCTACCCCGGCGCCGAGACCGACACCTTGACCCACGTCTCGCTCGACATCGCGAAGGGCTCGCAGCTCGCCATCGTCGGGCCGAGCGGCTGCGGGAAGAGCACGCTGCTCGGGCTGCTGCTCGGGGTGCTCGCGCCCTCGGCCGGCGGGGTCACGGTCGGTGGCCAGAGGCCCGCCGAGTACTTCGCGCGAGAAGACGTGCGCGTCGGCTACGTGGGGGCCGAGTCGTTCTTGGTCGCCGGTACCATCCGCGACAACCTCATGTATGGTGCACGCATTCCCGTCGGGGACGACGACCTCTGGGAGGCGCTCGGGAAGGCGAGCCTCGGCGAGGTCGTGAAGAAGCTCCCGGGCGGGCTCGAGTACCCCATCGGCGAAGACGGCTCGGGGCTCTCGGCCGGGCAAAAACAGCGCCTCTGCCTTGCGCGTGCGCTCCTCACCGACCCTCACGTGCTCGTGCTCGACGAGGCCTCGGCGAACCTCGACGAGGCGACCGAGCTCGAGATCGCGGGCTCGCTCGCGGCGCTCGTCGGCAAGACCACCGTCGTCATCGTCTCGCACAGGCGGGGCATCCTCCAGCACGCGACCCACCACCTCGATCTGTCCGAGGTGAAGGCGCGCAGCGTGGCGTAA
- a CDS encoding CBS domain-containing protein translates to MRDAALGEGDTTESIEPGMGEVFVRSAVKRRVVLSGHGDAARAEYVFCKQRGCSVPFSDCHACRHVVSFPETEGDARTVVCQLASPKGADLAERTVLAERTFACVEGDTPFAALQSLFVDEAVTGVPVVDEAGRPVGMLERSDFLRGCASERRRDGRAELVARDLMRPVPYTLREDAPLATVVGLLTNPEIEHVPIVSSNGKITGLFSACDALRWLAQETGYPVAR, encoded by the coding sequence ATGCGCGACGCGGCACTCGGCGAGGGCGACACGACCGAATCGATCGAGCCCGGGATGGGCGAGGTGTTCGTGAGGAGCGCCGTGAAGCGGCGCGTGGTGCTGAGCGGCCACGGTGACGCCGCGCGCGCCGAGTACGTGTTCTGCAAGCAGCGCGGGTGCAGCGTCCCCTTCAGCGACTGCCACGCCTGCCGCCACGTGGTGTCGTTCCCCGAGACCGAAGGTGACGCGCGCACGGTCGTCTGTCAGCTCGCGTCCCCGAAGGGCGCCGATCTCGCGGAGCGCACGGTCCTCGCGGAGCGCACGTTCGCGTGCGTCGAGGGCGACACCCCATTCGCGGCCCTTCAATCTCTCTTCGTGGACGAAGCGGTCACGGGGGTGCCGGTCGTCGATGAAGCGGGGCGCCCCGTCGGGATGCTCGAGAGGTCGGATTTCCTACGCGGGTGCGCGAGCGAGCGGCGGCGCGACGGCCGGGCGGAGCTCGTCGCCCGCGACCTCATGCGCCCCGTTCCCTACACCCTGCGCGAGGACGCGCCGCTCGCGACCGTGGTCGGGCTGCTGACGAACCCGGAGATCGAGCACGTGCCGATCGTGTCGAGCAACGGCAAGATCACGGGGCTCTTCTCCGCGTGCGACGCGCTCCGGTGGCTCGCCCAGGAGACCGGGTATCCCGTCGCGCGCTGA
- the fbp gene encoding class 1 fructose-bisphosphatase, whose translation MDSIASPPNSLIGTTLREHVLAGMQAAPGATGEFTSLLNHVSLAVRIINSRVRSAGLAGLLGYTGETNVQGERVQKLDTYANDVMLSVLQRSGHCGVIASEENDEPIYSNHGGKYVVLFDPLDGSSNIDTNVSIGTIFAVLRRREPTPIVDDALRPGREIVAAGYALYGPSTVFVLSTGHGVHAFTLDPNVGEFFLSMPNIRCPKKGSTYSANEGNYARWAPEIRRWADAMKAEDPARGTPYGQRYVGSLVADAHRTLMKGGIFAYPADEKAASGKLRLLYEANPMAYLLEQAGGAATTGTHRILDVQPTDVHQRTPLVLGSTEDVAFYKEFVAGKR comes from the coding sequence ATGGATTCCATCGCCAGCCCGCCGAACTCGCTCATCGGAACCACCCTTCGCGAGCACGTGCTCGCCGGCATGCAGGCCGCCCCTGGCGCCACGGGGGAGTTCACCTCCCTCCTCAACCACGTCTCGCTCGCGGTCCGCATCATCAACTCGCGCGTCCGCTCCGCGGGCCTCGCCGGCCTCCTCGGGTACACGGGCGAGACGAACGTTCAGGGCGAGCGCGTCCAGAAGCTCGACACGTACGCGAACGACGTGATGTTGAGCGTGCTCCAGCGGAGCGGCCACTGCGGCGTCATCGCGAGCGAAGAGAACGACGAGCCCATCTACTCGAACCACGGCGGCAAGTACGTCGTGCTGTTCGACCCGCTCGACGGCTCGAGCAACATCGACACCAACGTCTCGATCGGCACCATCTTCGCCGTGCTTCGGCGGCGCGAGCCCACCCCCATCGTCGACGACGCCCTCCGCCCGGGCCGCGAGATCGTGGCCGCCGGGTACGCGCTCTACGGCCCATCCACCGTGTTCGTCCTCTCCACGGGCCACGGCGTGCACGCCTTCACGCTCGACCCGAACGTGGGCGAGTTCTTCTTGTCGATGCCGAACATCCGCTGCCCCAAGAAGGGCTCCACCTACTCGGCGAACGAGGGCAACTACGCCCGATGGGCCCCCGAGATCCGCCGCTGGGCCGACGCCATGAAGGCCGAGGATCCGGCGCGAGGTACCCCCTACGGCCAACGGTACGTGGGCTCCCTCGTGGCCGACGCCCACCGCACCCTCATGAAGGGAGGCATCTTCGCCTACCCGGCCGACGAGAAGGCCGCCTCCGGGAAGCTCCGCCTCCTCTACGAGGCGAACCCCATGGCCTACCTGCTCGAGCAAGCCGGCGGCGCCGCGACCACGGGCACCCACCGCATCCTCGACGTCCAGCCCACCGACGTGCACCAGCGCACGCCGCTCGTGCTCGGATCCACCGAGGACGTTGCATTCTACAAAGAGTTCGTCGCCGGCAAACGCTGA
- a CDS encoding GCN5 family acetyltransferase yields the protein MTQSLYPDVLDPDRVGRYPAAANAGGGFVWDAVLEYRVWCHPDRGAPDAEHGDDYFHAFCSAEDALAFAETAPGAGEPLALVLQEEYIDEPEPGRYVHVPERRVTEWPLELLRRPRRSPRTIPDFLAPDAPTNRLDVLRGTAPK from the coding sequence ATGACCCAGTCACTCTATCCAGACGTTCTCGACCCTGACCGGGTCGGGCGGTATCCGGCAGCTGCCAACGCAGGCGGCGGATTCGTGTGGGACGCCGTGCTCGAGTATCGCGTCTGGTGCCACCCTGATCGAGGCGCGCCCGATGCTGAGCACGGAGACGACTACTTCCACGCCTTTTGTTCGGCAGAGGATGCGCTTGCCTTCGCCGAGACGGCGCCCGGCGCGGGGGAGCCGCTCGCCCTTGTCCTCCAAGAGGAGTACATCGACGAGCCCGAGCCGGGAAGGTACGTGCACGTGCCGGAGCGCCGCGTCACCGAGTGGCCGCTCGAGCTCCTTCGCAGGCCCCGGAGGAGCCCGCGTACCATCCCCGACTTCCTCGCACCCGATGCTCCGACGAATCGTCTCGACGTCCTGCGGGGCACGGCTCCCAAGTGA